The DNA region TTGCAACTTCCGTAATGGGAATATCCATTTCCACACCATTACGGATAACCTTGGCATTTTTGGGTTGTAATCCAATCAGTTTATGAATAGCTTCAGAAGTCTTTCCCCTAGCGCGATGTTCTAACAACCGCCCCAGCAAAATTAAAGCAATTACAGTCACCGAAACCTCATAGTATACATGAGGCATCAAGCCCTGAGCCATAAAAAATCCAGGAAAGAGAGTCACAAACACAGAATATAGAAATGCTGCACCTGTACCCACAGCTATCAGAGTATCCATCGTTGCTGTACGGTGTTTCAGCGCTTTCCAGCCATTCACATAAAAACTCCAGCCACACCAAAACTGTACAGGCGTAGTTAACAGTAACTGCACCCAATAATTATGCAGAAATGCTGGAATAAACGGCACATTTAGCCCCGTCATCATGGGTATGGAACCGACAAACATGATCATCCCGATAACACCCCCCACAATTACCTTGTGGGTAATTTCCCGGTCTTCGGCTAACTTAATGGCTTTCTCCGCCTCATCTTCTCCAGCCAGAATGTCTTTTTGAGGTAAAGAAGAAGAGTATCCCGCAGCATCGATAGCAGCTTGGATTGTCTTTAAATCAGTGCGCTTTTGGTCATAATTGATCGTAGTCTGTTCAGCACCAAAGTTAACGTTACAATCAATCACCCCAGGAACCAAGCGAATTGCTTGATCGATATTGTTCGCACAGGAGGCGCAACTCATACCTCGGAGTTTGAGTGTGAGAGTATCCATGCTAAGTAAACCACTTTAACTGATTTAGGGTGTGCAGCAGAAGTTACATTGAACAGCTGCAACACATCTAGTTTGCATAATCAAACTCTTGTGGGGTAGGCATTTTGCCCGCCCACGTTATGCAAATTCAATGTGGAACAGCTGATCAGATTTAAGCCGCTGGATAGCCAGCAGCAGCTAACGCATCCTTAATTGCTGTTTCTGAAGCTTGAGTGTCTACGTTCACAAATTTGGTTTGTGGATCAGCCTGAATCGTAGCATTGGCATCAACTGTTTTAACTGCATTGGTAATATTGGTTGCACAAGCAGAACAAGCCATATTGGGAACTGTCAGTTTGAGTGTCATAGATTTACGTTATCGAATAAAAGAACTATCAAGGTTTGAGTCGATGGGGAGTATTATCTCCCGCACCTCTCATTTAGATCCGTGCGTGCAACTTTCACTGCACACGGCTCCCGATGTTCTTAGCTTGCGCTTTTGCTCATGTGCTTGTAATCGTGGCAA from Nodularia sp. LEGE 06071 includes:
- a CDS encoding heavy-metal-associated domain-containing protein yields the protein MTLKLTVPNMACSACATNITNAVKTVDANATIQADPQTKFVNVDTQASETAIKDALAAAGYPAA